A stretch of Polypterus senegalus isolate Bchr_013 chromosome 3, ASM1683550v1, whole genome shotgun sequence DNA encodes these proteins:
- the LOC120525153 gene encoding probable E3 ubiquitin-protein ligase RNF217 encodes MFSWLRWLSADRSVSACQRSTALKVKTPCGHIINSSFTKAWVTLQVDQGDFEFFCPLCHVAWPWMEIKQLSVFTAEEIKAMEGKKARMNSSNTLLKKCPGCKSLYSKENLKTNSIICRPCSTRQRKIFSFCSDCQQEWKGTSLQDDLCGNQNCYMLSCLLSCPLISEPGSRLNGCPSFRACPQCFCLIAHSLVGCPKVICPECNYHFCFRCLKTYCAIPNLILFMHPEDMDIIRDYRCIKAPRQTAVRLC; translated from the exons ATGTTTTCCTGGCTGAGGTGGTTGTCGGCCGATCGCTCTGTTTCAG CCTGCCAGAGATCCACTGCTTTGAAAGTAAAAACCCCCTGTGGTCACATCATTAACTCATCTTTCACTAAGGCATGGGTGACTTTACAGGTTGACCAG GGAGATTTTGAGTTCTTCTGTCCACTCTGCCATGTAGCCTGGCCCTGGATGGAAATAAAGCAGCTGTCGGTGTTCACTGCTGAGGAGATCAAAGCCATGGAAGGTAAAAAAGCCCGAATGAACTCAAGCAATACTCTGCTCAAAAAG TGTCCAGGCTGCAAATCTTTATATAGTAAAGAAAATCTGAAGACCAACTCCATCATATGTCGACCATGTTCAACAAGACAGCGGAAGATCTTCTCATTCTGCAGTGATTGCCAGCAGGAATGGAAAGGCACATCTCTGCAGGATGACCTCTGTGGAAACCAAAATTGTTACATGCTGTCATGTCTCCTGTCCTGCCCACTGATTAGTGAACCAGGTAGCAGGCTGAATGGTTGTCCGTCTTTCCGGGCATGTCCTCAGTGTTTTTGCCTCATTGCACACTCTCTTGTAGGGTGTCCAAAGGTCATATGTCCAGAGTGCAATTACCATTTCTGTTTCCGGTGTCTCAAAACATACTGCGCAATTCCAAATCTTATCCTATTCATGCATCCAGAAGACATGGATATCATCAGAGATTATCGGTGCATTAAAGCACCGAGACAGACAGCTGTGAGATTGTGCTGA